AAACCAGCAACACCATACTGACGTACTTGAGAGTGGCGCTGGCATTGACAATGATTCCCATCATGGTAAACGCCATGACCTCGATCATCAATCCAAAGGACTCGGCAACCACCAGTGCCACTGAATATAGGATTGACAGGCAGAATGCGCCACACACCACTTGCAGCATGAGCATCCGAAAGGCGTAGCATCCTCTGAAGCCCAGCGAGGTTGGGAAACAACTCTCGTCGTCGGACGGCACTTCGTGCCCGTGGACTGTTTTATCCATGACAGAGAGTTTCTGACCGATGACTTGAAtctttttgaatttttttctcCGTTCCACTTCCTCAATCATATACCCACTGCCGATCTGTCTCCGGGAATGGAACAGCAGCCTGAACGACAGGTATATCGTTGGAATGCAGTACACGGCTAGCAGGAACATGGAGAACGGTGACGTGATCACGATGTAGATTGGTGCTAGGAGAATCGCTAGCAGGCCACATTTTTTGAACGGCCACAGTCCGACTCTGAGAATGACCTGCAGGACGCCGACCTGAGACACGTTCGCCATGTCCTGAAGCGAGCATCTCGTCACCTGTTTTATCTTATCTCTCACAGACTCGCCAGAGAAGCCCAGTACGACTCCCGCTAGGAAATAAAAACAGTAGGTGGCAATGAACACGGCGTGAGTCGGGCTGTAATACTGAATGACGTTGTTTTTGTAGAAATGGTATTTGCGCTGCATTCCCAAGGAATCGATTGCTTCGTGCCGCATCTGCATCTCTTGGTGTTCGAACTTGTAGTAGACGTACAGCCGTATGTAATACGGAAAGGGCAAGAGAAGCAAGAGGATCAGCTTGACCAAGATCTGGACGCAGGAGTGCCACGTTACCTGATGCTTGAACTTCGGCTCCATCGACGCAAAGACGCTGCGGTCGCAGCAGTCGTCAAAGGGACTGAGAGCTTTTATCTTACACCGACAAAGATTGTCGTACAGCGTCCTCATCAGTCCGGTGGGTGGCTCGTTCTGGGGTATTATCCTCTTCCCTTTCACCGTGATCCTCAGCTCGTTCATCTTTAATGGGATTATCTCGTCCTGCGGCATGTTGTCTATTGCCTCACGGAACCTCCGCCAGTCAGCAATGTCCTCCAGGGTCAGGCGCTTCTTGTACTTCACGTGGACGTCTGGTTGTTCCGTGATAAAAATActcagttttatttcttttttcagcTTCACTAAATACTCCCCGGCCACGTACATGGCACTGTACATATTTGCTGGCAGCAGATAGGGAGAGAAACAGAAGACCAGGACCTTGACGATGCTTACGGAGATGTACAGGATAGAAATCCACAAGTCATCACTCTCGTCGGTGCACTGGAATTCACCTGTCCGAGCCCTGTGACAGCAGTTGTAAACGAAGTCTGCATAACCGTCGACGTTCTTGATGATCTGATTGCACGCATAGTTACGTCTGTCGGAGCCGTATCTAGGATCGTGCGCAGCGTCAAATTTACCCACCAGGATGTTCCTTATCTTCTGCATTCTTTGTTCCGGGCTGAGTCCTCGGAAACAGCCGAACGGCCTGTCCGTGATGTTCAGATCCATCTTCTGGACACCAATTTTGAGAATCGTCATGGACAACACGTCGTAGTTAAAGGACAGCATAAGCAGCGTTCTCCCGTGACGACTACGAGTCCGAAACCAGCGGTATGGTTTGTAGTTGTGGCTGATGTCACTGTACAGTGGGTCTTTTGTGTAGTTGTACATGTGCAGGGTGAACTCGAACAACACAACTCTTGTCTCGGTCTCTACCTTTTGAATATACTCCGCGAAATCGTCGACCATTGGGAAAATTCGACACCGTGGTCTTCTGCGATTGGAACTGTCTGACGTATTTCCTGAAGAATGTCTAGATGAATTAATTTCCACAAAGGAAGGTGTTTCCAGTGATGGATCAACAGGCGTGGGTTTGTCAGCAGATGATGCAGTGTAATGGCTTGTTTGAGAGAGTGTACAAGGAAGTATTCCAAGAAAACCAACAGTCAGCAGTAGGTAGTGCGCCATTCTGGTACTAAGTCAGCGGAGTTCAGGGAACTCGAGGATGGAGTGATGCTGCACGTTCAGGGAGAGGCGGCTTGTAAAACAGGTCTGAAACGCGGCATGGTATCCCTTTCCTCTGTCATCTCGAACACCTTGTCAcctgaaaaatatgaaaataaatacttaGCCTACTATCAACCACACTGCATCTCACCTCCTCGTTCTGCAATATGGCATTGTGTTACTTCTGTCCCACACTACcacaactatagttttaataaattaattatgctGTCGTTATTAACTGGACTGGTGTTTCGTTGCCATTTTAGCATGCACATTGTAAAGTAAACAATTAGAAAGTCCTGTCTCCTCCTAGTGCTTCGTAATGGTGTTCAGTGCATTTTATGTGATCTAGGTTGATGACGCTAAATAACGTCACGAAAGGAAAACATAAGTTGTTCCATGCTAAATGCCTAAAGAGCCATTCTTAAAGTTTCATAATGACTAGGAATATTTATTCActtacattgtattaaaataattcttaaGCCAAGTGGCATtccatatattttgttttatatcttcAAAATAAACACTGAAGTATGCAAAGATTATATATGTGGGATTGATTAATGTATAGTCATTTATATTAAATACCACtaccaataaatgtaaaaataacacaatatgACACTTGTAACTTGAATAATTCACCTTTAAATATTGACAATGTACTCTAGAAATTCAGCTTTAGTTTTTACGAAATGATATTCTAATATGTTTGATACAAACTACGTCTTGTATATCAACCAACAACACAattatttctctctttttttgttgcaTTCATCTTTAAAGAtcacacaattttaaaaacgaTTGCCTATAAAAGGTCGCTTGAGTAATCGGTATAGCTGTAATTAAGTGCGTTCAAGTGACGCTAGCGCTCCGTGATTTTTTACTCTTAACGTTCGGGAACCAGTGAAATGGTTATCGGGTGTTCACCACAAACATCTATACTAGTTGTATTGAACATAGTCAAGGTTGTACTGTGCCAAATCAGCAACTTCCATATTTACAGTTCCAGTTGCACTgtgaaatatttacggagtaaatgCAACCGCtgctctgattggtagtaatgtgtgactttgttttatatctgcaaatactattatctctTCCAAatgaattgttatattattattattattattattaatatttattattattattattattattattatttaatttacagttattATATAGTGTATCATAGAAAATGATGTTGTATTTGATCTAGCGGAACCTGTACAGTGGAAATATACAATCACATTATCATACTTCAAGGTCATTGTAATATATCGGTCATGTGCGTAAGACTGTGTGTCATATAGCAGTTTTAGTCATGTCCCGGTATTTGCCTTGATATGAAAACTGTTCTGTTTTCATTGTACGGTCAGAGGCACATTCTGCTGTCAGCAGGGGCTAGCAAAGGGACTTTTTATTCTCCATCGCACTAGTAGCGGATTAATTTAGTCTTATATGAAGTACGTATTGGTTGAACCTGCGATGCTGAACGAAACTATTTTAGCGTGTACAGAATGTatagaaattatatttgtattcgTTCGGGGTAGGCGTGTAGATTGACGGGTGGTTTTGTAATCACTGGAAGATGATGGCGTTTGCTAGTTCGTGGATTAGTCATAGGAAATGTCTATATTCCATCGTAACATTTAGCATACTCATGTCCAAATGCGGTTCGAACACGTCCGTAGGAAGCAGAGAAGGgagtaaaaaaaactaaactgcAGTGGACTTGTACCAGATACTTCCAACTGAAAAACATGTTCGGCTACAGCATCTATTCCTTGGCACCGTATATCATTACACAATTgcataaaggaaaaaaaaaatttaattggtttgtttaacgacaccactaacgcacattgattaattaatcatcgtttggtaattctgacttgtagtcagcataaaaaaaatgtcagtgCATCCACTGTAATCCTTGTAAACTGAAACgtaattagttttattttgaacATCTTGAACATGATAAAATAGAGTTTAGGGGCTCACCCTTACAAACTAATACCTGCGTCTCTGGGCGGGTGTGTCTGGCGTTGTCCACCCTGTCGCCAAACCTTTGGTTACTCATCCATTAGCGGTTTAACGTTTTAAAAGATGGACAAACACTGTGCCATTCTTACAACACAACAAAGCGGGACCGAGTTTGCATTGTCACAGACTGTGGCTTAAGCACACAGTAGTTAAGTGTCCATTGAACAAATAATGACATTTTATCTGACATTTCACCCACACCCACCTTCGTGTAATGTTGGCCTGTACACCTGGCTgaaattacaaaataactgcCCACCACTAACCTACTCACAGACGTTGGCGTATGAGATATTGAGATACGCTGTCGGTGAACTCATCTATATAGAGGATTGGGGGtgatattttactgttaaaagCCTGAAGGATTTTGCCCTTAGGGTGCCATGATTTCTGCATAAGCATTATAAATATGTACTATGAAATAACACTATGTtaggaaagaaatattaaacaaaaactcaacacataaactacggctatttggttaGTATGGTTATATTGAcaactggggggggggagagagagagagagagagagagagagagagagagagagagagagagagagagagagagagagagagagagagagagagagagagaagaagaagaagaagaagaaagggagCGTGGGAGGAACAAAGAGAAAGAGTGGGAGAGAGGTGAAATATGAAGAGGAAACGAGAAATGTCTAGAGTAGATATAGAGAGACAGGGAGTGttggagaaaaaaagaaacagagaCCGATAGAGCGAAAGAGAGAGTGGGGCTACTTTTCCCCAAAATTAGCAAGCAATTTAAGGAAACTTAGACTCTGGCCTAAAAGAAAATGCTCAGTTACTGACTCTTCCCCCAGAAATGCTTCACCCCACGCTTATAGGTAAACTAGTAGAACGTTCCGTTGTTACTACCAGAGACTAATTCAAGTTGTCAGTCTGaatagtaataaagacattaTCCGTCTGTCTGGACGTAGTTTTGCTTTCGGCGACTAATGAATCCTTTGATCTCAAATGCTAATACACCGCTGACTCATGTCGGTATCGACAAGTGAAATATTTGACCTTGTTGGACGAAGTATATTCGTCGGTGAACTTACATTGATGTATTATCAAAATGTgtatctaaaatatttaatataaaagaaacaatTCTTTGAAAAATCTCTCTGTCGTTACCATTTAAGCATCCATCCACATTCGCTTGTGTTATATAATGTTTGCATGGCCCATAACGTTATTAAGATCTATAAAATGACAATTTCTCTACGATCCTTCGTATCACTGTAGGTGGGGGAGACACAGAATCTATGTCCCCCTAATCATACCTCTGCGGATGCGGATGCGGATGAGGATAACCTATTAACGTGCCCCATCCACAACAGGTTCAAGCACGGCCTCATTGGGCCTGACCTCTGACACCACCATTGGCAGAGTCCATGGGAGGCCACACCTCTTATTCACCATCTTCTATACCTTTCTGCTACCCCATCACACCACCCATAGGCAGTGTTGGTGAAACCCAATCTGCGTACTCGTccctcaatataaaatcctacCTACGCCAATGCATCGTATCCTATTTCACATTTAGTAATATtgtgaaattatatttaaaacttaacTTACGTTGTACGCAGAGTAGTCCAATGATCGCCCATTGTTGTCCATGATCACTACAATTCCTCATCCATGAGTTAAATACCCTGTACTCGCCTGTTGTTATTCATATCCGTGTTGATACCAACAGATTGTGTTTTTCAGGGACGGCTGATCGGGTTAAATAAGTCATGGATGGGTGAAGGAGGTCGAGAATGTCAATAACTGACTGCTCTCGGCTCTattagtttttatattaaaaaaatggatcaagtatatttcaaaataatatcatATAGTGGCagaatatttgtaaataatatccTATAGGTTATtcagaaatatattattaataatcaggaTTATCCTACGCcatttttacactattatattaCTCTGGGCCTCAGGCTTACAGGCTCACGTTTTTGTAGGGGGCTAGGcttatttttgcccgaattcaaCGAATGCCTGCGTCTGGATTACAACAGTACCTTGCtctagaatttgttttattgatatcaTTGTTCTAGGTTGTTAAATGATATCATATTGTCCTAGATTGTGATTAAGTAATATCAGCTTCTCTTGGACAGCGTTTAAATAATATCACCTTGTTGGGAgtttaaaggggggggggggtgctccACCAGTGAAACTTTATATTCGTGCCTAGACCATGTGTTTTATCAGGAAGTAATCTgcacattattaaataaagaaaactgaCTACTGTATAGGGTTATTGCAGGTCAAACCGTTGGAACGCACCTTTACTTAATGTGCTATAAGGCTTCACGTACTTTGTCCATTGCGATGGCATTCACTAAGAATAATTTTATACagaatgttttataaaagtGCTCATTACTTATTGACGTATCAGTAAAGGACAAAAACGCAGTGAGATTGTGCCGGATACTTCCAACTGTGAAAAACAATCTCGCCTGTTTATTTGCGCCTCAGTTCAGTAACACCATGCAGACTTCGATTGATGTAAATTATTGAATATTGTTTGTTCCAAACGTGGGGTTCTCACGCTATACAAAATCACGCGTGCATGTCGGGCTTTCAgttggttaaagtttgttttgtttaacgacaccactggaacacattgatttactaatcatcgctatttggaaaaaagaaagaaatgttttatttaacgacacactcaacacattttatttacggttatatggcgtcagacatatggttacggaccacacagattttgagaggaaacccgctgtcgccactacatggactactctttccgattagcagcaagggatcttttatttgcgcttcccacaggcaggatagcacaaaccatggcctttgttgaaccagttatggatcactggtcggtgcaagtggtttacacctacccattgagccttgcggagcactcacttagggtttggagtcggtatctggattaaaaagcccatgcctcgtctgggatgcgaacccagtacctaccagcctgtagaccgatggcataaccacgacgccaccgaggccggtcgctatttggatgtcaaacatttgataattctgacacgcacatgtagtcatcagaggaaacccgctacatttttccagtagtagcaagtggtcttttacatgcactttcccacagacaggaaagcacacaccacggcctttgtccaggtatggtgcacaggttggaacgagaacaaaaatccaatcagttgaatggatccgaCGAGGTGGCTCGATTCTGCGACggaagcacctcaggcaagcactcagcCGATGGAACTAAATCCTGCCCAGCTTTCAGTTGGGGTTTCTGATATATCTGTTATATGTTTAGAGGGAGGGGGTGTTCCTGTATCCACTTGAGAAAAGGGATTATGTTGTCTTGCACTTATCCTTTCATACTCAATAGtcgatatattttaaattggtAAAATCACCCAATGTGAAGGGgaaaaggtaattttgacaaagatAAGCGGGTATCATGCAATTCTATCATATTACATTGGTAAGTCAACGTCTGTGATATCTCCTTCATTGGTAAGCCTACGCCTGTGATGTACATAATCTCCAGTATATCTCCTTCATTGGTAAGCCTACGCCTGTGATGTATATAATCTCTTTCATTGGTAAGCCTACGCCTGTGATGTATATAATCTCCAGTATATCTCCTTCATTGGTAAGCCTACACCTGTGATGTACATAATCTCCAGTATATCTCCTTCATTGGTAAGCCTACGCCTGTGATGTACATAATCTCCAGTATATCTCCTTCATTGGTAAGCCTACGCCTGTGAACCCACCCACTGgaaatgctggctacgggcctgtagcatgtaactacatgtatatattgaataattgtaaaactcatatatatatatatatatatatatatatatatatatatatatatatatatatatatatatatatatatatatatatatatatatatatatatatataccttcaccaactcttatttctttttctcCAAATTTCCaatgtaaattttgtttttaaactttctGAACAAAATACTATCGAATTGTATAAACAaaatctcattttaatacaggGATACGACAAGACGACTAATGCAACAGCCAAAGTAAAACAACGCACGTGCGGTTCTGCCTTTAGTCTCTGTGTCCTGATTATTGATGACTAGCAGCAACTGGTTACTTTGGCTGTTCTAACATTTTACCTTcatccctgtattaaaaatcagaTTTAGTCTATacaatttgattttgtttttcaaaaaggaGATCTAACCTAAGGAGtgtgatggtaatttgtaaagaaattgtttttgtattatttacattGAATCTGTTGCGAAACATGTTATTAGTGTGTGTATaggtttaaaacataatatgttttaatatgaattttaggGATATTGATTATAGAGTTACAGGTCAATCcattggttcccttttgacgtaatttgatggtaatttgtaaagaaacagtGTTTCATTATTTACGTTGAATcttttgtaaaacatgttaTCAGAGTTTGTATAGGTTTAAGACATTATATGGTTTTTGTAtgagttttagtgttattaattATAGTTACATGCCAGCCcattggttcccttttgacgTAAACAGACTTTTTTCATAGTGGTTTCTATGTGGACACATTCAGCCACAATTATCCACGGATGACAatgacattactgacattagATTCACATTAATGTCGCTTATTGGAGACACACATCTATGGGAATCCACATGTAGGTGAACTGTGTATTTGGAAATCATGTTCCCACACAATGACACACGTTCTGCGTCATGGTTGGGTGACAACTGTGTTCAAACAACCATGATTGTAAAAGGTTgcaccggcttcggtggcgtcgtagttaagccatcggactacatacAGCATGGaaggtacaggttcgcagcccggtacaggctccaacccagagcgagttcttaagaactcaatgggtaggtgtaagatcactataccctcttctctttcactaaccactaaccaactaacaactaactcactgtcgtaaacagagagcccagatagctgaggtgtgtgcccaggacagcgtgcttgaacattaattggatatgagcacgaaaatcTAAATTCTAATTTGGgctactgtaaaaaaaaatgtagaacGAACAGAGGTATTCTGTAGGTCgaaatgatatttaatatgtaattttcgtCAGTTTAAGAAGCCCTATTGGTCGGAAGCGTGTCACGatagcagcaaactgaggaaacTAGACTCACTGTGATAGAGATGTTCCattgatcgattataatcgaaaattgatcgggTTAGCTCTATCGATATTATGATCGATTATGATAATAACAATCGATTGTCGCCGAAAACATATATTGAATAGGTCTTAAAATTAGCGACTGTGGTGACCACTGTCCATTCCGGTGAACACAATAATaggtacataattttaataattcaaatcCATCTGAAGGTCGTATAATTCGAACCGATTGTACAAAAAGTAGGTCGATTTTTGCCGATGATTGATGATGGAATTCGAGTTATGAACACTACTTAAaatcgcagaccctagtttgaaactgtaaaaatggacaccaagatttgtaaacctgtaacatatctgGATAGAGTTACGATAGAGGAAGTCGCGTCTGGGACGTTAAAACGGGATAATACCCTCTACAATATACTACAAATCATGTCCATAACCCTTagttctcagaggtacgtgcatTTGTAGAACtattaaaaacaagcatttcATGGAATtacaaataccaggatgaccagaaatacattggatgtacggaaatgaataatctcaGCAATAAAATGCAAGCAATgactgatttcaattatcaacaACAGCTGTAACAGTTTTTacaaatacgtcgtagtgttcacacgctagggtctgtcacttgaAGTGATGTTATGGTTACCACCGCCACCGCCACCGCCCTGGGGAATAAACAAAGAAAGTGAGCATTTCTGGAACCATAGTCACGTACTAGTTTCACAAAGAAATACATCAGCTGTTGCAATACAAGGCGCTCGTTTTCGTACAGCTTTGCCCCATGCAGTTACAATAATCGATTTCGCCACTCTCGGAGGATTCCTTCAATCCAGAGAATGTCTCGCCTAACACGTGTGATCTTTACTGTTTAACACTGGAAGGACAGTTCGGAAGACGACACCGGGAATTACTATCTGCTTTGACGCACCATTGCTGTTCATAAATAACACGCTCTGGTGGGTTTAcgggatcttttttttttttctgcattcCTCTTCAAATCTTTGTGATCGCGAGTATTAGGAAATAGTTGGCCGGTTTACCCTGAGGTTACTttgcattacaaaataaaagaagtcagtgtattttaaaatcaaacCCCACAGTGAAGGAtaatactgaatgaatgaatgaatgaatgaatgaatgaatgaatgaatgaatgaatgaatgttaacgaaaccccagcacacacacaaattgaCTGCTGAATTTCAGACAAAGGTGAACGaaagacaatataaatattCCACCATAACATGATATGGCGCTGTGGTGAATATTGAAGGAATGTTCAAAACAGATTTAATACCAAcagtacaaaatataaaatagataaaTTGTGAACAAAACCATTTATGGTaaaattttacaaacattatatagaGAAGCATTCATAATATTAAGCTATGTTTATAGAACAATATCCATAATTATAGAATggaaatagatagatagatagatagatagatagatagatctgCAAGACATTATGCATATTTTATGCGAAATATTTTTATGGAAAAATGCAAACTATTGGTTATTACATGTGTGGAGTATTATTGATTTACTGGAAACAATCATTATGGTACAAATAAcgcaaaattatattattgcaCATGGGATGATGGTGGAATTAATGCAGGTTTTCTCACCTTCCATCCATGTTTCGCATTTTTAAACAGCCTTAACCTAAAAAGGTGGAACTTCTTGTATTCTTGTTTCTtgttaaatgttgttttatttaatgacaccattagagcacatttatttattaatcaccagctactgaatgtcaagcatctggtaattttgatagaggtaacccgctactagcatttccattagtagcaacctagggatattttatatgcactaccccatagacaggatagcacataccatggtctggaacgagaaatagctcaatttgcccaccgacggggttcgatcccataccgaccgcgcatcagttgagcgcgttaccactgagctacatcccgctctcTTGATGcaaataatataacattatattacatatggGATGAGAATGGAATTTATGTTGTGTTTCTTGCCACCTTtattcatggtttttttttaaattctgagaCAGCCTTAAAGTAAAAAAGGGTGGAACCCGTATTCTTATTTCTGAGTTTCTAGCGCGATGATAAATATACCAATAGGCCCATCGACTGGGATCGTATCAActgagcgctttatcactgggctacgtcccgcccctcttatCTCGTAGATTGTAAGATTGCCACCATGACGAAGAACCCTCTGTAGTGTTAACGCCCAGCAGTCGTTCGTGTTCGTGTGTAGGTGTCGTTAGCTCACCCGTGCATTCATTATTAACTCACTGGACGTCTTCACCTTACTCAGCATAAAGAGAATTAGGTAAAGCAAGTTAAATCCACCGATTCGCGTGACACATGACTGTCTGTGACGATAAGGTTGTAACCACCATCAATTACTCcatgcaattaaatacaatttctatgtaaGAATATATTGTGTGAAAATACAGCAATGTCAAAAGGATTAAATGACAACTAGTTTTAACGTGTACTCTCCATTGACAACTATCTTGCAAAAAAATAACTTAGATCGACAACGAACATTTTCAGTTAGCTACCCTGTACGCTAGAGCACTGCCTTGTGTTGCTGTTTTACAAGTGACAATATATCACTTACACAGTTATTATCAGTTGTTTTACAAGTGACAATATATCACTTGCACAGTTATTATCAGTTGTTTTACAAGTGACAATATATCACTTGCACAGTTATCAGTTGTTTTACAAATGACAATATATCACTTGCACAGTTATTATcagctgttatacaagtgacaatATATCACTTGCACAGTTATTATCAGTTGTTTTACAAGTGACAATATATCACTTGCACAGTTATTATCAgttgttatacaagtgacaatATATCACTTGCACAGTTATCAGTTGTTTTACAAGTGACAATATATCACTTGCACAGTTAGTATCAGTTGTTTTACCAATGACAATATATCACTTGCACAGTTATCAGTTGTTTTACAAGTGACAATATATCACTTGCACAGTTATTATCAGTTGTTTT
The sequence above is drawn from the Gigantopelta aegis isolate Gae_Host chromosome 6, Gae_host_genome, whole genome shotgun sequence genome and encodes:
- the LOC121376057 gene encoding uncharacterized protein LOC121376057, with amino-acid sequence MAHYLLLTVGFLGILPCTLSQTSHYTASSADKPTPVDPSLETPSFVEINSSRHSSGNTSDSSNRRRPRCRIFPMVDDFAEYIQKVETETRVVLFEFTLHMYNYTKDPLYSDISHNYKPYRWFRTRSRHGRTLLMLSFNYDVLSMTILKIGVQKMDLNITDRPFGCFRGLSPEQRMQKIRNILVGKFDAAHDPRYGSDRRNYACNQIIKNVDGYADFVYNCCHRARTGEFQCTDESDDLWISILYISVSIVKVLVFCFSPYLLPANMYSAMYVAGEYLVKLKKEIKLSIFITEQPDVHVKYKKRLTLEDIADWRRFREAIDNMPQDEIIPLKMNELRITVKGKRIIPQNEPPTGLMRTLYDNLCRCKIKALSPFDDCCDRSVFASMEPKFKHQVTWHSCVQILVKLILLLLLPFPYYIRLYVYYKFEHQEMQMRHEAIDSLGMQRKYHFYKNNVIQYYSPTHAVFIATYCFYFLAGVVLGFSGESVRDKIKQVTRCSLQDMANVSQVGVLQVILRVGLWPFKKCGLLAILLAPIYIVITSPFSMFLLAVYCIPTIYLSFRLLFHSRRQIGSGYMIEEVERRKKFKKIQVIGQKLSVMDKTVHGHEVPSDDESCFPTSLGFRGCYAFRMLMLQVVCGAFCLSILYSVALVVAESFGLMIEVMAFTMMGIIVNASATLKYVSMVLLVFVYMHDCYNNVYNTYLDFNKSVIDDMIDRSEDLKKVASLPSSMQENAAFQVKTVDEVPPIKTQLNFTKREISWKVGHLLLFLDSFDTPRIPLRYFKRLCEVQVYGAPGPVYLNLLRATGKFLVIVIFLLFVMIVVMAFGSVTRMSSTNQTLATMAGGFVPMLLKNVLSSKSVKLSLKTISFKGQIDEIICEFKQNWPVKDLVVERDIPEPEDQKEEGDEKENDKDEGEKGEKGKKGEKDKKANAEKGPDSSDISKSKKEKLPNGESSLEKSDKDKGGGKGKDSDNKDEKKQDESPPIRAMPSKPGDDENTVDIFIDLSAADSAASWSIYGSNDSLPSTSMMPAYFDPNKVITTYPAGNPV